From the genome of Amyelois transitella isolate CPQ chromosome 16, ilAmyTran1.1, whole genome shotgun sequence, one region includes:
- the LOC132902670 gene encoding uncharacterized protein LOC132902670 — protein MESLFDQYDEVQLQLECVVDNPEAQFIERQEFESRYYREIARAQGILHAQTNSMPLLSASSEEGSRASRRLVKLPTIQIPKFSGSYDNYLEFRDTFTSLIHDNDDIDEINKFHYLCTSLEGSAAVVIQSVQLSASNYAVAWKLLCDRFDDKRLLLQNHVSALFNIESITQESSVMLKRLIDQVNKNLCALESLNEPVRQWDTLLIHIITHKLDRKTYREWEEYKGRMDQNRSITFDDFLTFIRSRADLLETLELSRGNQSYNKFTPKIKSMVAVPGNSSQQSNAETTQRACPMCKGNHFLYNCSQFLALTAEARLNLLPGYKVCFNCFRRGHFANSCKKPGCKVCKRRHNTLIHVNQQARRGNSSPSEISSSASPPQPASNDTNDVALSANVRNGHCEVLLSTVLIKLYDNNNREHIVRAVLDSGSTSSLMTEKLCQQLNLQTSQVTGSILGINNSVSTGEIVTPLMGNLPQQHIAPDGYPFQSDGVDYVHSCVLVVKVVAIGHFLIGRPLTSLPQDDYQTKSFDHLTRFQRIEQLRQHFWARWSKEYIAELQQSTKWRTDQDNLKLDTLVVVKNDNLPPLKWR, from the exons ATGGAATCGTTGTTTGATCAGTATGACGAGGTACAATTACAATTAGAATGTGTAGTTGATAATCCTGAAGCCCAGTTTATCGAGCGACAGGAGTTTGAGTCTCGTTATTATAGAGAAATAGCTAGGGCTCAAGGTATATTGCACGCGCAAACAAACTCAATGCCGCTGTTGAGCGCAAGCAGCGAGGAAGGTTCTCGTGCAAGTCGCCGTCTTGTGAAGTTACCTACAATACAGATTCCAAAATTTAGTGGTTCTTACGATAATTATTTGGAATTTCGAGACACTTTCACTAGCCTCATACATGATAACGATgatattgatgaaataaataaatttcactaTTTATGCACTTCTCTGGAAGGGTCCGCTGCTGTGGTGATCCAATCAGTTCAACTTTCGGCCAGCAACTATGCAGTTGCATGGAAGCTTCTGTGTGATAGGTTTGATGACAAACGTCTTTTACTACAAAATCACGTCTcagctttatttaatattgaatctATCACACAAGAGTCATCTGTTATGTTAAAGCGATTAATTGATCAAGTCAATAAAAATCTGTGTGCGCTTGAGTCCTTGAACGAACCTGTTAGGCAATGGGATACTCTTTTAATTCATATCATTACTCATAAATTAGATCGAAAGACATACAGAGAGTGGGAGGAATACAAGGGACGTATGGATCAGAACAGGTCCATTACTTTCGatgattttttaacatttattcgCAGTCGTGCTGATTTATTAGAAACACTAGAGTTGTCACGTGGTAACCAGTCATATAATAAGTTCACTCCAAAAATTAAGTCTATGGTGGCGGTACCAGGTAACTCTAGTCAGCAGTCGAATGCTGAAACAACCCAAAGGGCTTGTCCTATGTGCAAGGGTAATCATTTCTTATATAATTGTTCTCAATTTTTGGCTTTGACTGCTGAGGCCCGTTTGAACTTGCTACCTGgttataaagtttgttttaattgtttcCGAAGAGGGCACTTTGCCAACTCGTGTAAGAAACCAGGTTGCAAGGTATGTAAACGACGCCATAATACACTTATTCATGTAAATCAGCAGGCACGTCGGGGAAATAGCTCTCCATCTGAGATATCATCGTCCGCCTCTCCACCACAGCCCGCGTCTAACGATACGAATGACGTTGCGTTGTCAGCAAATGTACGTAACGGGCATTGCGAGGTACTTCTGTCtactgttttaattaaattatacgaTAACAATAATCGTGAGCATATTGTGCGTGCAGTGTTAGACAGTGGAAGTACATCGAGTCTTATGACTGAAAAACTGTGTCAACAGTTGAACTTACAGACTAGTCAGGTTACTGGCTCAATCCTAGGCATAAACAATTCTGTTTCTACA GGTGAAATTGTTACACCTTTGATGGGAAATTTACCACAGCAGCACATCGCTCCAGACGGTTATCCGTTTCAAAGTGATGGAGTAGACTATGTTCACTCATGTGTGCTAGTCGTCAAGGTCGTGGCTATAG GCCATTTTCTTATTGGACGTCCTCTTACATCCTTACCACAAGATGATTACCAAACTAAGTCCTTTGATCACTTGACTAGATTTCAACGAATTGAGCAATTACGCCAGCATTTTTGGGCTCGTTGGAGCAAAGAATATATAGCTGAACTTCAGCAAAGTACAAAGTGGCGTACTGATCAGGATAATCTGAAGCTGGACACTTTAGTAGTGGTGAAGAATGATAACCTCCCGCCGCTAAAATGGAGATGA